The Halosimplex litoreum genome has a window encoding:
- a CDS encoding helix-turn-helix transcriptional regulator → MDAALEDVEFLALSANRVAVLQSLAAGSRSRSDLAEETGASQATLGRILADFEDRSWVQRSEGGYESTATGRLVADAFSDLLEALDLERDLRDIVAYLPTDELEFDLARLTDATITVPTGTRPNAPVQRLLDLERDAAEVRAFSHAFNEQTLSLMADRATDETVRFRGVFSPGAVEALASDATLREHLLALVDAEAATVSVRSAGVPVAGTVADDRVHLLVRDDSGVLRASIDTDDPVVREWADSAFERYWTEASPLDRADVVAPD, encoded by the coding sequence ATGGATGCGGCGCTCGAAGACGTGGAGTTCCTCGCGCTCTCGGCCAACCGCGTGGCGGTGTTACAGTCGCTGGCGGCCGGCTCGCGGAGCAGGTCGGACCTGGCCGAGGAGACCGGCGCCTCGCAGGCGACGCTCGGGCGGATCCTGGCCGACTTCGAGGACCGGTCGTGGGTCCAGCGGAGCGAGGGCGGCTACGAATCGACGGCGACGGGGCGACTCGTGGCCGACGCGTTCTCGGACCTGCTGGAAGCGCTCGATCTCGAACGCGATCTGCGCGACATCGTCGCGTACCTCCCCACCGACGAGCTGGAGTTCGACCTCGCCCGCCTGACCGACGCGACGATCACCGTCCCGACGGGGACTCGCCCGAACGCGCCGGTCCAGCGACTGCTCGACCTGGAGCGCGACGCCGCGGAGGTCCGGGCCTTCTCCCACGCGTTCAACGAACAGACGCTCTCGCTGATGGCCGACCGGGCGACCGACGAGACGGTTCGATTCCGCGGCGTCTTCTCGCCCGGTGCGGTCGAGGCGCTCGCGAGCGACGCGACGCTTCGAGAGCATCTGCTCGCGCTCGTCGACGCGGAAGCCGCGACCGTCAGCGTCCGCTCGGCGGGCGTCCCGGTCGCCGGGACCGTCGCGGACGACCGCGTCCACCTGCTGGTCCGCGACGACAGCGGCGTCCTCCGCGCGTCCATCGACACCGACGACCCCGTCGTCCGCGAGTGGGCCGACAGCGCCTTCGAGCGCTACTGGACGGAGGCGTCCCCGCTCGACCGCGCCGACGTGGTCGCACCGGACTGA
- a CDS encoding nicotinate-nucleotide--dimethylbenzimidazole phosphoribosyltransferase: MRVVLAVGTTETATIDGISAAGADADAMVHTPSADAEIVSYGEPIRAPVVPVSPTGTPTPALVTRAVRDLVDFDLTVVDAGLAEPTGAPTVTVGARPGGDVREEDPVSTAHGAFEAARQFGRALPDEAIYLGESIPGGTTTALGVQAALGEREGRGAGVGVSSSLPENPLERKREVVAEGLVTSGLDEGAAAGEPKVALRRMGDPVLAVVAGTALGCLETDTAVTLAGGTQMATVATLVRHAGVEGRLELATTSFVAADTSVDLDAVAESLDLSVTVTDPGFDEGDHPAFDGYVRGEAKEGVAMGGALALARATGVPMADVRDRVLSRYQALPELS, from the coding sequence GTGCGGGTAGTGCTGGCCGTCGGGACGACGGAGACGGCGACGATCGACGGGATCAGCGCGGCCGGGGCGGACGCCGACGCGATGGTCCACACGCCGAGCGCCGACGCGGAGATCGTGAGCTACGGCGAGCCGATCCGGGCGCCGGTCGTGCCGGTGAGTCCGACCGGGACGCCGACGCCGGCGCTGGTGACCCGGGCCGTGCGGGATCTGGTTGATTTCGACCTGACCGTCGTCGACGCCGGCCTGGCCGAGCCGACGGGCGCGCCGACGGTGACCGTGGGTGCCAGACCCGGAGGCGACGTCCGCGAGGAAGACCCGGTCTCGACGGCGCACGGCGCCTTCGAGGCGGCGCGACAGTTCGGGCGGGCGCTCCCGGACGAGGCGATCTATCTCGGCGAGTCGATCCCCGGCGGGACGACGACCGCGCTGGGCGTCCAGGCGGCGCTGGGCGAGCGCGAAGGCCGGGGGGCGGGGGTCGGTGTCTCCTCCTCGCTCCCGGAGAACCCACTCGAGCGAAAGCGCGAGGTGGTCGCCGAGGGCCTGGTGACGAGCGGTCTCGACGAGGGGGCGGCGGCGGGCGAGCCGAAGGTCGCGCTCCGACGGATGGGTGATCCGGTACTCGCCGTGGTCGCGGGGACCGCGCTGGGCTGTCTGGAGACCGACACGGCGGTGACGCTGGCCGGTGGGACCCAGATGGCGACGGTGGCGACGCTGGTGCGCCACGCCGGCGTCGAGGGGCGGCTCGAACTGGCGACGACGAGCTTCGTGGCCGCGGACACCTCGGTTGACCTCGACGCCGTCGCCGAGTCGCTGGACCTGTCGGTGACGGTCACCGACCCGGGGTTCGACGAGGGCGACCATCCGGCGTTCGACGGCTACGTCCGCGGTGAGGCCAAGGAGGGCGTCGCGATGGGCGGTGCGCTCGCGCTCGCCCGCGCCACCGGCGTCCCGATGGCCGACGTTCGCGACCGCGTGCTGTCGCGCTACCAGGCGCTCCCAGAATTATCATAG
- a CDS encoding cryptochrome/photolyase family protein, whose amino-acid sequence MRVHWHRRDLRAADNRGLAGAAGLLEDVPADGPVVPLFVFDRDVLAHAGPPRVAFMLDALDSLREWYRDRGSDLLVRRGDPREVVPAVADEFDADAVTWGAEVSGLGRERDDAVAAALDDAGVTHRAFEDALLHEPGSIRTNQGEVYSVFTYFWKKWRDREKESPAPVPDDSDLAEVDDGDDTPLPTLDDLGFDEPEADVPPASTDAARDLLDAFCEGDVYDYDDRRDYPADECTSRLSAHLKFGTIGIREVHEAVREAKSAAAGADYDSAEEFESQLAWREFYHHVLWNEPSVVTENFKSYEHGIEWNHDPEALQAWKDGETGYPIVDAGMRQLRREAYMHNRVRMIVASFLTKDLLLDWREGYDWFREKLVDHDTGNDNGGWQWAASTGTDAQPYFRVFNPMTQGERYDPDAEYIRTYVPELGDVPADAIHEWHELDQGRREMLAPEYPAPIVDHSQRREQAIDMFERARGE is encoded by the coding sequence ATGAGAGTTCACTGGCACCGTCGCGACCTGCGGGCGGCGGACAACCGCGGCCTCGCCGGCGCGGCCGGGCTGCTCGAAGACGTGCCCGCCGACGGCCCGGTCGTCCCGCTGTTCGTCTTCGACCGCGACGTGCTCGCCCACGCCGGACCGCCCCGCGTCGCGTTCATGCTCGACGCGCTCGACTCGCTACGCGAGTGGTACCGCGACCGCGGGAGCGACCTCCTCGTTCGCCGTGGCGACCCTCGTGAGGTCGTCCCCGCCGTCGCCGACGAGTTCGACGCCGACGCCGTCACCTGGGGCGCCGAGGTCTCCGGGTTGGGTCGCGAGCGCGACGACGCCGTCGCGGCGGCCCTCGACGACGCCGGTGTGACCCACCGGGCTTTCGAGGACGCGCTGCTCCACGAGCCCGGCTCGATCCGCACCAACCAGGGGGAGGTGTACTCCGTGTTCACCTACTTCTGGAAGAAGTGGCGCGACCGGGAGAAAGAGTCGCCTGCCCCGGTGCCCGACGATTCCGATCTGGCCGAGGTCGACGACGGCGACGACACGCCCCTGCCGACGCTCGACGACCTCGGCTTCGACGAACCGGAGGCGGACGTACCGCCGGCGAGCACCGACGCGGCGCGCGACCTCCTCGACGCCTTCTGCGAGGGGGACGTGTACGACTACGACGACCGCCGGGACTACCCAGCCGACGAGTGTACCTCGCGGCTCTCGGCGCACCTGAAGTTCGGTACCATCGGCATCAGAGAGGTCCACGAGGCGGTCCGCGAGGCCAAGTCGGCCGCGGCGGGCGCCGACTACGACTCCGCCGAGGAGTTCGAGTCCCAGCTCGCCTGGCGGGAGTTCTACCACCACGTCCTCTGGAACGAGCCGAGCGTCGTCACGGAGAACTTCAAGTCCTACGAGCACGGCATCGAGTGGAACCACGACCCCGAGGCGCTACAGGCCTGGAAAGACGGCGAGACGGGCTATCCGATCGTCGACGCGGGGATGCGCCAGCTGCGCCGTGAGGCGTACATGCACAACCGCGTGCGCATGATTGTCGCCTCCTTTCTGACCAAGGATCTCCTGCTCGACTGGCGGGAGGGCTACGACTGGTTCCGCGAGAAGCTCGTCGACCACGACACCGGAAACGACAACGGCGGCTGGCAGTGGGCCGCCTCGACCGGCACGGACGCCCAGCCCTACTTCCGCGTGTTCAATCCGATGACACAGGGCGAACGCTACGACCCCGACGCCGAGTACATCCGCACGTACGTCCCCGAACTGGGCGACGTGCCGGCCGACGCGATCCACGAGTGGCACGAACTGGACCAGGGTCGCCGCGAGATGCTCGCGCCGGAGTACCCCGCACCGATCGTCGACCACAGCCAGCGCCGCGAACAGGCCATCGACATGTTCGAGCGGGCACGGGGGGAGTGA
- a CDS encoding TMEM165/GDT1 family protein, with translation MDGFLTVMFAAMVAQLIVLPGEKVQFIIAGLSTRFRPLTVVGAAGLAFAGWTALEIWFGQALKGALPPVYLDAISGGLFLLFGVLLVRSIPEGGRARPDAEPSAEAVAAETDGGYAGVGGSGDLDVSVLGRDVPDRFGSFLPIFVLMAVGEFGDKTQIVTISLAVQYGAHPGIWVGEMLVIVPISLANAYFFSTFAHRFDAAKAHLFGASVFFFFGLDTFLAIVTDVSIWETVVAAVSNALQSVVGAFVAAAPAFTATV, from the coding sequence GTGGACGGGTTTCTGACGGTGATGTTCGCGGCGATGGTGGCGCAGCTGATCGTCCTGCCAGGGGAGAAGGTCCAGTTCATCATCGCGGGGTTGTCGACGCGGTTCCGGCCGCTGACGGTCGTCGGCGCGGCTGGGCTGGCGTTCGCCGGGTGGACGGCGCTGGAGATCTGGTTCGGCCAGGCGCTGAAGGGCGCGCTCCCGCCGGTGTACCTCGACGCTATCTCCGGGGGACTGTTCCTGCTGTTCGGGGTCCTGCTGGTCCGGTCGATCCCCGAGGGAGGTCGCGCCCGCCCCGACGCCGAGCCGTCCGCCGAGGCCGTCGCGGCAGAGACCGACGGCGGGTACGCGGGCGTCGGGGGGAGCGGGGACCTCGACGTGTCGGTGCTGGGCCGGGACGTGCCCGACCGCTTCGGGAGCTTCCTGCCGATATTCGTGCTGATGGCGGTCGGCGAGTTCGGCGACAAGACCCAGATCGTCACGATCAGCCTCGCCGTCCAGTACGGTGCCCACCCCGGCATCTGGGTGGGGGAGATGCTCGTCATCGTCCCGATCAGCCTCGCCAACGCGTACTTCTTCAGCACGTTCGCCCATCGGTTCGACGCGGCGAAGGCCCACCTGTTCGGCGCGAGCGTGTTCTTCTTCTTCGGTCTCGACACGTTCCTCGCCATCGTCACGGACGTTTCTATCTGGGAGACGGTCGTCGCCGCCGTCTCGAACGCGCTCCAGTCGGTCGTCGGCGCCTTCGTGGCTGCCGCGCCCGCGTTCACAGCGACGGTCTGA
- a CDS encoding DMT family transporter, which produces MIDRRTVVAFLATSVLFGGTFVAAKAGLDSFPPLLFVALRFDVAALALAAFVVLTRSREALVPRTRGDLGGIVATGLFAIGLTNALLFVGQQYVTSGVGAIIASLNPILTPVFAAFLLADERLSARGAVGMALGLLGVGLVANPDPATLLSGGLFGEAVMLVSATCGALGSVLIRRADADLDSTVRTAWGLPLAALVTHALSVAAGESVAAVSWTPRALLALGYVALFAGALAYIAYFGLIDSVGAIRANLAFYVVPVVATLGGWALLGETISGLAVAGFLVVFAGFAVIGSESFAQPGLRETLPGRLLASESLRSLDDAYATDGGTASADPHSVSDCRIDGSGPGCPADD; this is translated from the coding sequence GTGATCGACCGCCGCACCGTCGTGGCCTTTCTCGCGACCAGCGTGCTGTTCGGCGGGACGTTCGTCGCGGCGAAGGCGGGGCTGGACAGCTTCCCACCGCTGCTGTTCGTCGCGCTCCGGTTCGACGTGGCGGCCCTGGCGCTGGCGGCCTTCGTCGTTCTGACCCGCTCACGCGAAGCGCTCGTCCCCCGGACCCGGGGCGACCTCGGCGGGATCGTCGCGACGGGGCTGTTCGCTATCGGCCTGACGAACGCCCTGCTGTTCGTCGGCCAGCAGTACGTCACCAGCGGCGTGGGCGCCATCATCGCCAGCCTCAACCCCATCCTGACGCCCGTCTTCGCCGCGTTCCTGCTCGCCGACGAGCGTCTCTCGGCGCGCGGGGCCGTCGGCATGGCGCTGGGCCTGCTCGGCGTCGGCCTCGTCGCCAACCCCGATCCCGCGACGCTGCTCTCGGGCGGTCTGTTCGGCGAGGCGGTCATGCTCGTCAGCGCGACCTGCGGCGCGCTCGGCTCGGTGCTGATCCGGCGAGCCGACGCCGACCTCGACAGCACCGTCCGGACCGCCTGGGGCCTCCCGCTGGCCGCACTGGTCACCCACGCCCTGAGCGTCGCCGCCGGCGAGTCGGTCGCCGCGGTCTCCTGGACGCCCCGGGCCCTGCTCGCGCTGGGGTACGTCGCCCTGTTCGCCGGTGCGCTCGCCTACATCGCGTACTTCGGACTCATCGACTCCGTCGGGGCGATCCGGGCCAACCTCGCGTTCTACGTCGTCCCGGTCGTCGCGACGCTCGGCGGGTGGGCGCTGCTGGGCGAGACCATCTCGGGACTCGCCGTCGCCGGCTTCCTCGTCGTCTTCGCCGGCTTCGCCGTCATCGGAAGCGAGTCGTTCGCCCAGCCCGGCCTCCGGGAGACGCTTCCGGGGCGCCTGCTCGCCTCCGAGAGCCTGCGCTCGCTCGACGACGCCTACGCGACCGACGGCGGGACCGCCTCAGCCGACCCCCACTCTGTGAGCGACTGCCGGATCGACGGCAGCGGGCCGGGCTGTCCCGCCGACGACTGA
- a CDS encoding enoyl-CoA hydratase/isomerase family protein, whose protein sequence is MEHVTLDVAEGVATVTLDRPEMRNALTSGVATDLIDAIEAVPDEARCVVLAGNGPTFCAGGDIDAMVEGLEGERSEPSERSSGEQRDPRDGAVPAHERVERIVEETAGAVRAVATCNLPTVAKIHGPAYGAGGALAVACDLLLASESASISFGFRQVGLNVDSGASHLLPRIVGENVAKELLYTGELIDADRAEEVGLFNHVYADEAFEGRVAGMVDRIASGPTVALKQSKRLVEQGPTSSFDEAVRNEAAAQIVSASTDDHEEGVRAFVASREPEFEGE, encoded by the coding sequence ATGGAACACGTCACGCTCGACGTTGCCGAGGGCGTCGCGACGGTCACGCTCGACCGTCCCGAGATGCGCAACGCGCTGACCAGCGGCGTCGCCACCGACCTCATCGACGCGATCGAGGCGGTCCCAGACGAGGCCCGCTGCGTCGTCCTCGCGGGCAACGGCCCTACATTCTGCGCCGGCGGCGACATCGACGCGATGGTCGAGGGGCTGGAGGGCGAGCGAAGCGAGCCCTCAGAACGGTCGAGCGGGGAGCAGCGCGACCCGCGAGACGGTGCGGTGCCGGCCCACGAGCGCGTCGAGCGCATCGTCGAGGAGACCGCCGGCGCGGTGCGGGCGGTCGCGACCTGCAACCTGCCCACCGTCGCGAAGATCCACGGCCCCGCCTACGGCGCCGGCGGCGCGCTCGCGGTCGCCTGCGACCTCCTGCTGGCCAGCGAGTCGGCGTCGATCAGCTTCGGCTTCCGCCAGGTCGGCCTCAACGTCGATTCGGGCGCCTCGCACCTGCTCCCGCGGATCGTCGGCGAGAACGTCGCGAAGGAGCTGCTGTACACCGGCGAACTCATCGACGCCGACCGCGCGGAGGAGGTGGGCCTGTTCAACCACGTCTACGCCGACGAGGCGTTCGAGGGGCGCGTCGCGGGGATGGTCGACCGGATCGCCTCGGGACCGACGGTCGCGCTGAAACAGTCGAAGCGGCTCGTCGAGCAGGGACCGACGAGTTCGTTCGACGAAGCGGTCCGGAACGAGGCCGCCGCCCAGATCGTCTCCGCGTCGACCGACGACCACGAGGAGGGCGTCCGCGCGTTCGTCGCGAGCCGCGAGCCCGAGTTCGAAGGGGAGTGA
- a CDS encoding A/G-specific adenine glycosylase: protein MSDADAGPDADAFLPDDADAVRDALVTWYEADHRDFPWRRTDDPYEILVSEVMSQQTQLSRVVAAWEAFLDRWPTTADLAAADRADVVGFWSDHSLGYNNRAKYLHEAAGQVEGNYGGEFPEEPDELSDLMGVGPYTANAVASFAFNNGNAVVDTNVKRVLYRAFDVPDDDDTFERVASELMPEGESRVWNNAIMELGGVACEKTPTCDEASCPWREWCHAYATGDFTAPDVPTQPDFEGSRRQMRGRVVNVLGRSDELALDELGPKIRVDYAPDGEYGREWLAGLLSDLDDDGLVAFDHEAGVASLAR, encoded by the coding sequence ATGAGTGACGCCGACGCCGGTCCAGACGCGGACGCGTTCCTGCCCGACGACGCCGACGCCGTCCGCGACGCGCTGGTGACGTGGTACGAGGCCGACCACCGCGACTTCCCCTGGCGGCGCACCGACGACCCCTACGAGATCCTCGTCTCCGAGGTGATGAGCCAGCAGACCCAGCTCTCGCGGGTGGTCGCCGCTTGGGAGGCCTTCCTGGATCGGTGGCCGACGACCGCGGATCTCGCGGCCGCCGACCGCGCCGACGTGGTGGGGTTTTGGAGCGACCACAGCCTCGGCTACAACAACCGCGCGAAGTACCTCCACGAGGCCGCGGGCCAGGTCGAGGGTAACTACGGCGGCGAGTTCCCCGAGGAACCGGACGAACTCTCCGATCTGATGGGCGTCGGGCCCTATACCGCCAACGCCGTCGCGAGCTTCGCCTTTAATAACGGGAACGCCGTGGTCGACACGAACGTCAAACGGGTGCTCTACCGCGCGTTCGACGTGCCGGACGACGACGACACCTTCGAGCGAGTCGCTTCGGAACTGATGCCAGAGGGCGAATCACGGGTGTGGAACAACGCGATCATGGAACTGGGCGGGGTAGCCTGCGAGAAGACGCCCACCTGCGACGAGGCGAGTTGCCCGTGGCGCGAGTGGTGTCACGCCTACGCGACGGGTGATTTCACGGCGCCGGACGTGCCGACCCAACCCGACTTCGAGGGGAGTCGCCGGCAGATGCGCGGGCGAGTCGTGAACGTCCTCGGCCGGTCAGACGAGCTCGCGCTGGACGAACTCGGCCCGAAGATCCGTGTCGACTACGCGCCCGACGGCGAGTACGGCCGCGAGTGGCTCGCCGGCCTCCTCTCGGATCTCGACGACGACGGTCTGGTCGCGTTCGACCACGAGGCCGGCGTCGCCAGCCTGGCACGGTGA
- the dacZ gene encoding diadenylate cyclase DacZ, whose amino-acid sequence MTGLDEFLEELVADADAVCLFSPGKSHYETLAGDDVVVVGPDNDVEADAFVQLPLEFEDLRDRIRFGVEGAVDHGYVDEDADLVCLAKVFGEDADTVARVRADEFEKSGVYDLFANSRAEPSVIRDVLEVAVELGKKGQKGKPVGALFVVGDAGKVMNKSRPLSYNPFEKSHVHVGDPIVNVMLKEFSRLDGAFVISDSGKIVSAYRYLEPSAEGVDIPKGLGARHMAAGAITRDTNAIAIVLSESDGLVRAFKAGELILELDPEAY is encoded by the coding sequence ATGACCGGGCTCGACGAGTTTCTGGAGGAGTTGGTCGCCGACGCGGACGCGGTCTGTCTGTTCTCGCCGGGGAAGTCTCACTACGAGACGCTGGCCGGCGACGACGTGGTCGTGGTCGGACCGGACAACGACGTAGAGGCCGACGCGTTCGTGCAGTTGCCGCTGGAGTTCGAGGACTTGCGCGACCGGATCCGCTTCGGCGTCGAGGGGGCCGTCGACCACGGCTACGTCGACGAGGACGCCGACCTGGTCTGTCTCGCGAAGGTGTTCGGCGAGGACGCCGACACGGTCGCGCGGGTCCGCGCCGACGAGTTCGAGAAGTCGGGCGTCTACGACCTGTTCGCCAACTCGCGGGCCGAGCCCTCGGTGATCAGGGATGTCCTCGAGGTCGCGGTCGAACTCGGCAAGAAGGGTCAGAAGGGCAAGCCCGTCGGCGCGTTGTTCGTCGTCGGCGACGCAGGAAAGGTGATGAACAAGTCGCGGCCCCTCTCGTACAACCCCTTCGAGAAATCGCACGTCCACGTCGGCGACCCGATCGTGAACGTGATGCTCAAGGAGTTCTCGCGGCTCGACGGCGCCTTCGTCATCTCCGATTCGGGGAAGATCGTCTCCGCCTACCGGTATCTCGAACCCTCCGCCGAGGGGGTCGACATCCCGAAGGGCCTGGGCGCGCGCCACATGGCTGCCGGCGCGATCACGCGGGATACGAACGCTATCGCGATCGTCCTTTCGGAGAGCGACGGGCTGGTACGGGCGTTCAAGGCGGGTGAACTCATTCTGGAGTTGGATCCGGAGGCGTACTGA
- a CDS encoding receiver/sensor box histidine kinase: MSDGVRVLWVGERSATEGETGPDGTGGPERLERAGYAVVRSSPESAAAAVAAERPRCAVCDTDARSAIEAVETVEAVEESEHAPPVVVFARAGDESLAHRTVAAGADEYVPASSDRALVSAVDRAIERDGANERDRGAKRRLDALFADTPDPVIEYAFVEGEPVVESANRAFVETFGYEPGVAVGEPLNDLVVPEGKGDEAASLDERVRAGERLHVEIERETTDGNREFLFRNIPVESGERPVGYAVYVDITDQKERERQLREQNDRLNEFASVIGHDLRNPMGAVKHRIEMARQTGDERHLDDALSALDRMDELLRDLLQMARQGEELGKTEPVSLDAVARSGWDHVATGESSLVVTDDATVVADRGRLTQLLENLFVNAVEHGSTSPASQAQQDAVEHGSTSPASQAQQDAVEHGPTSPQSHAPEDAADHGATGDGRGTVEVRVGVDGRGCVVVEDDGRGIPAADRGDVFESGYSTTTDGTGYGLAIVRQVARAHGWEAAVTESDDGGARFEFRGVEFAD; encoded by the coding sequence ATGAGCGACGGGGTGCGGGTACTGTGGGTCGGCGAGCGGTCGGCGACCGAGGGGGAAACGGGGCCGGACGGGACCGGCGGCCCCGAACGGCTGGAGCGGGCCGGCTACGCGGTCGTCCGGTCGTCGCCCGAGTCGGCCGCAGCCGCGGTCGCAGCCGAGCGACCCCGGTGTGCAGTCTGCGACACCGACGCGCGCTCGGCGATCGAAGCGGTCGAGACGGTCGAAGCGGTCGAGGAGAGCGAGCACGCTCCGCCGGTCGTCGTGTTCGCACGCGCCGGCGACGAGTCGCTCGCCCATCGGACGGTCGCCGCCGGCGCCGACGAGTACGTGCCCGCGTCGTCGGACCGTGCGCTCGTAAGCGCCGTCGACCGCGCGATCGAACGCGATGGTGCCAACGAGCGCGACCGGGGGGCGAAGCGGCGACTCGACGCGCTGTTCGCCGACACGCCGGACCCGGTCATCGAGTACGCGTTCGTCGAGGGCGAACCCGTCGTCGAATCGGCCAACCGGGCGTTCGTCGAGACGTTCGGCTACGAGCCGGGGGTCGCCGTCGGCGAACCGCTCAACGACCTGGTCGTGCCCGAGGGAAAGGGCGACGAGGCGGCGTCGCTCGACGAGCGAGTCCGCGCCGGCGAGCGCCTCCACGTCGAGATCGAGCGCGAGACCACCGACGGGAACCGTGAGTTCCTCTTCCGGAACATCCCCGTCGAGTCCGGCGAGCGGCCCGTCGGCTACGCGGTCTACGTCGACATCACCGACCAGAAGGAGCGCGAGCGCCAGTTGCGCGAGCAGAACGACCGGCTCAACGAGTTCGCCAGCGTCATCGGTCACGACCTACGCAACCCGATGGGCGCGGTGAAACACCGTATCGAGATGGCTCGCCAGACCGGCGACGAGCGCCACCTCGACGACGCCCTCTCGGCGCTCGACCGGATGGACGAGCTGCTCCGTGACCTCCTCCAGATGGCTCGCCAGGGTGAGGAACTCGGGAAGACCGAGCCAGTTTCGCTCGACGCGGTCGCTCGCAGCGGCTGGGACCACGTCGCCACCGGCGAGAGCTCGCTGGTCGTCACCGACGACGCGACGGTCGTCGCCGACCGCGGCCGGTTGACACAGTTGCTGGAGAACCTGTTCGTCAACGCCGTGGAACACGGTTCCACGAGCCCTGCTTCGCAAGCTCAGCAGGACGCCGTGGAACACGGTTCCACGAGCCCTGCTTCGCAAGCTCAGCAGGACGCCGTGGAACACGGCCCGACGAGCCCCCAATCGCACGCTCCCGAGGACGCGGCCGACCACGGGGCCACCGGCGACGGACGCGGGACGGTAGAGGTCAGGGTCGGCGTCGACGGCCGCGGGTGTGTCGTCGTCGAAGACGACGGCCGGGGTATCCCGGCCGCGGACCGCGGGGACGTGTTCGAGTCCGGCTACTCGACGACCACCGACGGGACCGGGTACGGCCTGGCGATCGTCCGGCAGGTCGCGCGCGCTCACGGCTGGGAGGCCGCGGTGACCGAGAGCGACGACGGCGGCGCTCGCTTCGAGTTCCGCGGCGTCGAGTTCGCCGACTGA
- a CDS encoding NADPH-dependent FMN reductase — MPDRPHVVALCGSLREESYTRKALRIALDEAENRGASVDLLDLRELDLPLFDGDDRDAGDAAELRERVRRADSVVLGTPVYHGSYSSVLKTALDYCGFDEFEHATVGLLCVAGGSFPITSLDHLRSVCRALNAWVVPHQVALPTVRSKFDGERLREERDAERVRTLGRRVVEYANIEPDPACPESLENVGATH, encoded by the coding sequence ATGCCAGACCGACCCCACGTCGTCGCTCTCTGCGGCAGTCTCCGCGAGGAGAGCTACACGCGCAAGGCACTGCGAATCGCGCTCGACGAGGCCGAGAACCGGGGTGCCAGCGTCGACCTGTTGGACCTTCGGGAGCTGGACCTGCCCCTGTTCGACGGCGACGACCGCGACGCCGGTGACGCCGCGGAACTGCGCGAGCGAGTGAGACGGGCGGACTCGGTCGTCCTCGGGACGCCCGTCTATCACGGGTCGTACTCGTCGGTGCTCAAGACCGCGCTGGACTACTGCGGGTTCGACGAGTTCGAACACGCCACCGTCGGCTTGCTCTGTGTCGCCGGCGGATCCTTCCCGATCACCTCGCTGGACCACCTGCGGTCGGTCTGCCGGGCTCTCAACGCCTGGGTCGTCCCGCACCAGGTCGCGCTCCCGACGGTTCGGTCGAAGTTCGACGGCGAGCGGCTGCGCGAGGAGCGCGACGCCGAACGCGTGCGGACGCTGGGCCGGCGCGTCGTCGAGTACGCGAACATCGAGCCCGACCCGGCCTGCCCGGAAAGTCTAGAGAACGTCGGTGCGACCCACTGA